The genomic interval GCGCCGTAGCCGCTGTTCCTCTCGTGCACGATCAGCTTCGTCTTGGCAAGCGTCGCCGCGATCCGAGCCGTCTCGTCGGTGCTCGCGTCGTCGACGACGATCAGCTCGTCGACGATGCCCTGCGCCATCACCTCTTCATAGGTGCGGCGAAGTGTTCGCGCCGCGTTGTACGCGGGCATCACCACGACCACTCGTCTGTCTCGGTACATCCTCGGCTCCGCGCGCATGATACGGTCTGCGCTCGGTATCGGCTCCGGGGAGACGAGAATGGACGAGCTCGAGGGATTCCAGCGCCGCCACCTGCGGTCGCTCGCGCACCCGCTGAGGCCCGTGGTGATGATCGGCAAGGAGGGCCTCACCGAGGCCGTGCTCGCCAAGACCGACCAGGAGCTTCTCGCGCACGAGCTGATCAAGGTGCGCTTCGGCGACTGGAAGGAAGAGAAGCGCGCGCTTCTGGCCGAGATGGCCGAGAAGCTGCTCGCCGAGGTCGTCGGCGTGGTCGGACACGTGGGCATCCTGTTCCGGCAGAACCGTGAGCCGAAGAAGCGCAAGATCCGCGTGCCGGCGCGGCCGCGAGCTCAGGCGGGCCGGGCCGGCGGCGGCGGCGGCGCGGGCTCGTAGTCGACCAGGAGCGGTCCCCGCTCCGCCGGCGTCTCGAGCAGTCGAAGCGCCGCCTCGATCACCGCGTGCTGGCGCTCGGGCTGGTTCGGCGCGTCGAGCGGGTAGCCGTGCCGGAACGGGAGCGCGAGCGCTCGCGGTGGACGCACGCGCTCGGCAACGCTGCGAAGCAGCACCAGCGCCACCGTCGAGATGCCGTTTCGCTCCAGCTCCGCCGCGGCCAGGCACACGGCCTGGTTGCACATCGGTCAGACGGGGACGAGAAGCGCGGCTTGGACGCCATCGGCCAGCGCGTCTGCGGCCATCCGCGGCAGCGTCTCGGCCACGAAGCGACCCGGCGCGGTGATGCTCCCCATGAAGCTCCAGTGGCGGTGGTTCAGCGAGCCGATCCGACCGCGCAGGGCGAGCTCGCGCGCGCGCTGGAGCGGAAACGCCAGGTTCGGGTCGCTTTGCATCCCCGCATGGTCGAACGACTCGCTGCGGTGCGTGTCGACGAGCGCGGCGGGATCGGCGTCGCTCGGGATCTCGCGGAAGCTCGGGTCGCCGCCGCGAATCCCCTCGTCGAAGGCCGGCTGCCCCGGCATCACGAAGCCCGCGCTCGAGAAGAGCGCCAGCCGCGCGCGCGCGAGCGGCACGCGCAGCGGAGCCCAGGGGACGGGATCGACGACCCGCCAGCGGTAGCCGCGCAGGAACATCCGGATCGGCAGCGAGAACTCGGAGAGATCGCCCACGGCGCGGCCTCCTGGCGAGAGGGTC from Deltaproteobacteria bacterium carries:
- the yhbY gene encoding ribosome assembly RNA-binding protein YhbY; translated protein: MDELEGFQRRHLRSLAHPLRPVVMIGKEGLTEAVLAKTDQELLAHELIKVRFGDWKEEKRALLAEMAEKLLAEVVGVVGHVGILFRQNREPKKRKIRVPARPRAQAGRAGGGGGAGS